The Rana temporaria chromosome 13, aRanTem1.1, whole genome shotgun sequence genome has a window encoding:
- the LOC120920818 gene encoding glycine-rich cell wall structural protein-like encodes MKEEKKRKEDGGSGGWIDEGESGAGEDGGSSGWIDEGESGPGEDGGSGGWIDEGESGPGEDGGSGGWIDEGESGPGEDGGSGGWIDEGESGAGEECGSGGWIDEGESAPVEDGGSGGWIDEGKSGPVEDGGSGGWINEGESGAGKDGGSGGWIDEGVSGAGEDGGSGGWIDEGESGPGEDRGSGGWIDEGESGAGEDGGSGGWIDEGVSGPGEDGGSGGWIDEGESGPGEDGGSGGWIDEGVSGAGEDGGSGGWIDEGERGPGEDGGSGGWIDEGESGAGEDGGSGGWIDEGESGPGDGGSGGWIDEGESGAGEDGGSGGWIDEGESGAGEDGGSGGWIDEGVSGAGKDGGSGGWIDEGESGPGEDRGSDGWIDEGESGAGEDGGSGGWIDEGVSGPGEDGGSGGWIDEGVSGAGEDDSNGGWIDEGESGDGEDGGSGGWIDEGESGPGEDGSNGGWIDEGESGPGEDGGSGGWIDEVGSGPGDDGGNGGWIDEGESGPGEDGGSGGWIDEGVSGAGEDGGNSGWIDEGESGLQTITIESCVGEIEGLCSSHNVFSKSASMAAACAVLSTGLLCGDVGSH; translated from the coding sequence atgaaagaggaaaagaaaagaaaagaagatggcGGCAGTGGTGGATGGATAGATGAAGGGGAGAGTGGAGCAGGAGAAGATGGTGGCAGTAGTGGATGGATCGATGAAGGGGAGAGCGGACCAGGAGAAGATGGTGGCAGTGGTGGATGGATAGATGAAGGGGAAAGTGGACCAGGAGAAGATGGCGGCAGTGGTGGATGGATCGATGAAGGGGAAAGCGGACCAGGAGAAGATGGTGGCAGTGGTGGATGGATCGATGAAGGGGAGAGCGGAGCTGGTGAAGAATGCGGCAGTGGTGGATGGATAGATGAAGGGGAGAGCGCACCAGTGGAAGATGGTGGCAGTGGTGGATGGATAGATGAAGGGAAGAGCGGACCAGTAGAAGATGGCGGCAGTGGTGGATGGATAAATGAAGGGGAGAGCGGAGCTGGTAAAGATGGTGGCAGTGGTGGATGGATAGATGAAGGGGTGAGTGGAGCAGGAGAAGATGGCGGCAGTGGTGGATGGATAGATGAAGGGGAGAGTGGACCAGGAGAAGATAGAGGCAGTGGTGGATGGATAGATGaaggggagagtggagctggtgAAGATGGAGGCAGTGGTGGATGGATCGATGAAGGGGTGAGTggaccaggagaagatggaggcaGTGGTGGATGGATAGATGAAGGGGAGAGCGGACCAGGAGAAGATGGCGGCAGTGGTGGATGGATAGATGAAGGGGTGAGTGGAGCAGGAGAAGATGGTGGCAGTGGTGGATGGATAGATGAAGGGGAGAGAGGACCAGGAGAAGATGGTGGCAGTGGTGGATGGATCGATGaaggggagagtggagctggtgAAGATGGCGGCAGTGGTGGATGGATAGATGAAGGGGAGAGCGGACCAGGAGATGGTGGCAGTGGTGGATGGATAGATGaaggggagagtggagctggtgAAGATGGCGGCAGTGGTGGATGGATAGATGaaggggagagtggagctggtgAAGATGGAGGCAGTGGTGGATGGATCGATGAAGGGGTGAGTGGAGCTGGTAAAGATGGCGGCAGTGGTGGATGGATCGATGAAGGGGAGAGTGGACCAGGAGAAGATAGAGGCagtgatggatggatagatgaaggggagagtggagctggtgAAGATGGAGGCAGTGGTGGATGGATAGATGAAGGGGTGAGCggaccaggagaagatggaggcaGTGGTGGATGGATCGATGAAGGGGTGAGTGGAGCAGGAGAAGATGACAGCAATGGTGGATGGATAGAtgaaggggagagcggagatggTGAAGATGGCGGCAGTGGTGGATGGATAGATGAAGGGGAGAGCGGACCAGGAGAAGATGGCAGCAATGGTGGATGGATAGATGAAGGGGAGAGCggaccaggagaagatggaggcaGTGGTGGATGGATAGATGAAGTGGGGAGCGGACCAGGAGATGATGGTGGCAATGGTGGATGGATCGATGAAGGGGAGAGCggaccaggagaagatggaggcaGTGGTGGATGGATCGATGAAGGGGTGAGTGGAGCAGGAGAAGATGGCGGCAATAGTGGATGGATAGATGAAGGGGAGAGTGGTCTTCAGACAATAACGATCGAGTCCTGTGTGGGTGAAATTGAAGGACTTTGCTCGTCACACAATGTGTTCAGTAAATCGGCCTCCATGGCAGCAGCATGCGCGGTTCTCAGCACTGGACTGCTCTGCGGAGACGTCGGATCTCATTAG